A DNA window from Aestuariispira ectoiniformans contains the following coding sequences:
- a CDS encoding NAD(P)-dependent oxidoreductase, which yields MTVRLDGWAVGLIGLGLMGVPMARNLHRAGAAMTVTSRRDAVVQALAAEGMQGASSPKALADALPAGAAIIVMVTDTAAVRAVITGEDGLLAGDLTGKTVIDMGTTQVTDTRELAAMVAAQGGSYVDAPVSGGQLGAEQASLSIMAGGSTEGIKRLAPIFSVLGQRFTHVGDIGAGQIAKTANQMIVGMTLDAVAEALSLAEAAGADPARVREALTGGFADSRILELHGKRMIDETFEPGGRVSVQRKDVMQALALADTVGLSLPGLAKNRQLWDEMVATGWGDLDHSAIIKLIKALKS from the coding sequence ATGACTGTTCGTCTGGATGGCTGGGCCGTCGGCCTGATCGGTCTTGGCCTGATGGGGGTGCCGATGGCGCGTAACCTTCATCGGGCCGGTGCCGCCATGACCGTGACCAGCCGCCGCGATGCCGTGGTTCAGGCCCTGGCTGCGGAAGGAATGCAGGGGGCATCGTCGCCCAAGGCGCTGGCGGATGCCCTGCCTGCCGGGGCAGCAATCATTGTGATGGTAACGGATACGGCGGCCGTGCGTGCGGTGATTACCGGTGAGGATGGCTTGTTGGCGGGAGACCTGACCGGCAAGACTGTCATCGACATGGGAACGACGCAGGTTACCGATACCCGTGAGTTGGCAGCCATGGTCGCTGCACAAGGTGGGAGTTATGTGGATGCTCCCGTATCCGGTGGTCAGCTTGGGGCGGAACAGGCCTCTTTGAGTATAATGGCCGGCGGCTCCACCGAGGGGATCAAACGTCTGGCCCCGATTTTCTCCGTGCTGGGGCAGCGTTTCACCCATGTCGGCGATATCGGAGCCGGGCAGATTGCCAAGACGGCCAATCAGATGATTGTCGGCATGACGCTGGATGCCGTGGCGGAGGCTTTGAGCCTTGCCGAGGCCGCTGGCGCCGACCCGGCGAGGGTCCGGGAGGCCCTGACCGGAGGCTTTGCCGACAGTCGTATTCTCGAATTGCATGGCAAACGGATGATTGATGAGACATTCGAGCCGGGCGGGCGCGTAAGCGTGCAACGTAAGGACGTCATGCAGGCGCTTGCTCTGGCAGATACCGTCGGATTGTCTCTGCCGGGTCTGGCGAAAAACAGGCAGTTGTGGGACGAAATGGTTGCAACCGGGTGGGGAGACCTGGATCACTCTGCAATTATCAAGCTGATAAAGGCTCTGAAAAGCTGA
- a CDS encoding methyl-accepting chemotaxis protein, translated as MFDQTVKTHGTSEEIPLNEARRDAYRQRRELLTLSDALAGEMDGTVANVQAGGEQTKQIVGDMRQAISDVHRLVASLEEDASTTAADAERVANTVSELTGSSRMISEKLNQTLERTRTVVDKMEEASNVIQKLSQTSSRIGDIVKLIQDIANQTNLLALNATIEAARAGEAGRGFAVVANEVKALAGQTADATKEIADHITQTQEVTDSVVAAITEIGDAVEGVRANTDEMVGLVQNQHGAIESIGNTTTETVAVASGLTRSVAQVSERATIAEDLSTTQEGTVENMVGNIADLGNRLRVAIEATRSRQGDTKVDIPYGLTASILVDEQRHPCQLQDMTLDGAAIVGLSHDHLSDASTVTVDVHALGQLRGQLIPQDGSSLRINFNRDDRNKIQQFAELYIGPDQPIIAIGMKTAQAIQTRFQEAVGQGEITLQDLFDEDYQPVGGTEPVQHLTRFTKFADAELPGFQEPVLDAHDAIVFCAAVDRTGYLPTHNLKYSHPQRPDDPTWNAANCRNHRIFRDRTGLAAGQNEKPFLVQSYLRDMGGGQFVLMKDLSLPITVSGRHWGGLRVGYNL; from the coding sequence ATGTTCGACCAGACAGTAAAGACGCATGGCACCTCTGAAGAGATACCCCTGAACGAAGCACGTCGCGATGCCTATCGGCAACGCCGGGAACTATTGACCCTCTCGGATGCTTTGGCAGGAGAAATGGACGGCACCGTTGCGAATGTCCAGGCAGGCGGGGAGCAGACAAAGCAGATTGTCGGCGATATGCGTCAGGCGATTTCAGACGTCCACCGGCTCGTCGCCTCCCTGGAAGAAGACGCATCCACCACAGCGGCAGATGCAGAACGCGTTGCCAATACGGTCTCGGAATTGACCGGATCGTCCCGGATGATCTCCGAAAAGCTGAACCAGACCCTGGAGCGCACCCGAACCGTCGTGGATAAGATGGAAGAAGCCTCCAATGTTATTCAGAAACTGTCACAGACCTCAAGCCGTATCGGCGACATCGTAAAGCTCATTCAGGATATCGCCAATCAGACCAACCTGCTGGCGCTGAATGCAACGATTGAGGCCGCCCGGGCAGGCGAGGCCGGGCGCGGTTTTGCTGTCGTCGCCAACGAGGTCAAAGCCCTGGCCGGACAAACGGCGGACGCGACCAAGGAAATCGCCGACCACATTACCCAGACGCAGGAAGTAACCGATTCCGTCGTGGCCGCCATCACGGAAATCGGGGATGCGGTCGAAGGCGTTCGCGCCAATACCGATGAAATGGTGGGCCTCGTCCAAAACCAGCACGGCGCCATTGAAAGCATCGGCAACACGACGACAGAAACCGTTGCCGTGGCAAGCGGCCTGACGCGATCGGTCGCCCAGGTATCCGAACGCGCAACCATCGCAGAAGACCTCAGCACCACCCAGGAAGGCACGGTCGAAAACATGGTTGGAAATATCGCCGACCTGGGCAATCGCCTGCGTGTTGCGATTGAGGCCACCCGCAGCAGACAGGGCGACACCAAAGTCGACATCCCCTATGGATTAACCGCATCCATTTTGGTGGACGAGCAACGTCATCCCTGCCAGTTACAGGACATGACGCTCGATGGCGCGGCTATTGTCGGTCTCTCGCATGATCACCTGTCGGACGCCTCCACGGTTACAGTTGATGTGCACGCCCTCGGTCAGTTGCGCGGACAGCTTATCCCTCAGGACGGCTCCTCTCTCAGGATCAACTTCAACCGCGATGACCGCAATAAGATCCAACAATTCGCAGAGCTGTATATTGGACCAGACCAGCCGATCATCGCCATCGGCATGAAAACGGCCCAAGCGATTCAGACCCGTTTCCAGGAGGCAGTCGGTCAAGGGGAGATCACCCTGCAGGACCTCTTCGACGAGGACTATCAACCGGTCGGCGGAACCGAACCCGTGCAGCATCTGACGCGGTTCACAAAGTTTGCCGATGCCGAACTGCCCGGTTTTCAGGAACCCGTTCTCGATGCTCATGACGCCATCGTCTTTTGCGCCGCAGTGGATCGCACGGGTTACCTGCCCACCCATAACCTGAAATATAGCCATCCCCAACGCCCGGACGATCCCACCTGGAACGCGGCCAACTGCCGGAACCACCGCATCTTCCGCGATCGCACAGGACTGGCCGCGGGCCAAAATGAAAAACCCTTCCTGGTACAGTCCTATTTACGCGATATGGGCGGGGGACAATTCGTCCTCATGAAGGACCTGTCCCTCCCCATAACCGTCAGCGGCCGTCATTGGGGAGGGTTGCGGGTCGGGTACAATCTGTAG
- a CDS encoding tellurite resistance TerB family protein produces the protein MLTKHQALVYCMVVTSAADNDMTDAELMKMREIVSVLPVFDAYDEEDLPKDAGKCAELLMDEDGFDHVLDLVRESLPLNLRETAYALAVEVAAADLHAAQEELRLLMMIRHKMDIDRLIAAGIERGARARYARG, from the coding sequence ATGCTCACCAAGCACCAGGCCCTGGTTTATTGTATGGTCGTTACATCGGCTGCCGACAATGACATGACCGATGCCGAATTGATGAAAATGCGCGAGATTGTCTCCGTCCTGCCGGTCTTCGATGCCTATGATGAGGAAGACCTTCCCAAAGATGCAGGCAAATGTGCAGAGCTTCTGATGGATGAGGACGGCTTTGACCACGTTCTGGATCTGGTGCGTGAAAGCCTGCCGCTCAATCTACGTGAGACGGCTTATGCACTCGCGGTCGAGGTTGCTGCGGCTGACTTGCATGCCGCCCAGGAAGAGCTGCGTCTGCTCATGATGATCCGGCACAAGATGGATATCGATCGTCTGATCGCCGCAGGGATCGAACGCGGCGCACGCGCCCGTTACGCGCGCGGCTAA